A region from the Brachyspira hampsonii genome encodes:
- a CDS encoding MATE family efflux transporter — protein sequence MNTNSMKFNTGKKTLFGNFDFYKLCISIAVPVMLQQLIMGMVSLIDNFMVAELGDIKMAAVNVSNQLNFIYLVILNTCYAAGGIYMAQNNGANNKEGMQQAFRFKVILPLVISISYMILMLVNPEIFMRLMTRGNASQEAILMSSTKYMSIIAFTFIPISISGAIGSSYREIGKPHIPLIISVIATLCNTMGNYILIYGNFGATRLEETGAAIATLIARIIEMVLFIVYIKLRHEKFYVRTREILKVKLDVFYSMLKKSSLIFLSEISWGLSEMFMTALYNSRGGAETVAGMASGFTIANIFYLVFQGIFVSTMVVVGGTLGRGELEDAKNKARWILNGAVIAGLAVGLVQMSSTLLIPFIFSKLTIDAQAITRNLVTLIACYMPVWTYINAQFAVSRAGGDTIFGFAVDVPVSLLMFAPLALILAKFTSVGPVAMFGIAKLTDFAKITIGVIMLKKERWVRKLTE from the coding sequence ATGAATACCAATTCAATGAAATTTAATACCGGTAAAAAAACTCTTTTTGGAAATTTTGATTTTTATAAATTATGCATATCCATTGCCGTACCTGTAATGCTTCAGCAGCTGATAATGGGAATGGTATCACTAATAGATAATTTCATGGTGGCCGAATTAGGCGATATAAAAATGGCTGCTGTGAATGTATCGAATCAATTAAATTTTATATACTTAGTAATACTTAATACATGCTACGCGGCAGGCGGAATATATATGGCACAGAATAACGGTGCTAATAATAAAGAAGGTATGCAGCAGGCATTTAGATTTAAAGTAATACTTCCTCTTGTTATTTCTATTTCTTATATGATATTAATGCTAGTCAATCCTGAAATATTTATGCGTTTAATGACTAGAGGAAATGCATCTCAGGAAGCAATATTGATGTCAAGTACAAAATACATGAGTATAATAGCATTTACTTTTATTCCAATATCAATATCCGGTGCTATAGGAAGTTCATACAGAGAGATAGGAAAACCTCATATACCGCTGATAATATCAGTAATAGCTACATTATGTAATACTATGGGAAATTATATACTTATATATGGAAATTTCGGAGCTACAAGACTAGAAGAAACAGGTGCTGCTATTGCTACATTAATAGCTAGAATAATAGAAATGGTTTTATTTATAGTATATATAAAACTTCGTCATGAAAAATTTTATGTGCGAACTAGAGAAATACTTAAAGTAAAATTAGATGTATTTTATTCTATGCTGAAAAAATCAAGTTTAATATTTTTAAGTGAAATAAGCTGGGGATTAAGCGAAATGTTCATGACTGCTTTATATAATAGCAGAGGCGGAGCTGAAACAGTTGCAGGTATGGCATCTGGATTTACTATAGCCAATATCTTCTACTTAGTTTTTCAGGGTATATTTGTATCTACTATGGTAGTTGTAGGCGGTACACTTGGACGAGGCGAGTTAGAAGATGCTAAAAATAAAGCAAGATGGATATTAAACGGAGCTGTTATAGCAGGTTTAGCGGTTGGATTAGTACAAATGTCTTCTACCCTATTGATACCTTTTATATTCTCTAAACTTACAATAGATGCTCAGGCAATAACAAGAAATTTAGTAACACTTATAGCCTGTTATATGCCTGTATGGACATATATTAATGCTCAGTTTGCAGTTTCAAGAGCTGGAGGCGACACTATATTTGGTTTTGCTGTTGATGTTCCTGTATCATTGCTTATGTTCGCACCTCTAGCATTAATATTGGCCAAATTTACTTCTGTAGGTCCTGTGGCTATGTTTGGTATAGCTAAATTAACTGATTTTGCCAAAATTACAATTGGTGTTATAATGCTGAAAAAAGAACGATGGGTAAGAAAACTCACAGAATAG
- a CDS encoding McrB family protein, which translates to MELKKVFACGVSWGGGKPSYFEEFKKYNSAILGSYNRRIEGFRNLKVGDLIAAKNGEKIIALGQVASALEEYWSWKDLIDEEKANYYGVSLEDEVDIIKVNKWIKLGEPINYPTSSGTGFVQNNRSDYLTQCNNAYYKELKKMEKEEIINILSQKKQIILQGAPGTGKTYSTAEIAVNLIDEKVPDDRKEVMKRYKELIKNNQIFFTTFHQSMDYEEFVEGYKPISNDGNISYEITDGIFKEACRYSITAGNDKNNIEYVWNEFQNKLIEEDIRFDEKNNNIGKITLKTKTGLDFYLTTDDNGYVRYKPASQIGDNWRYIRAALFGLYFNKYKSALSYTEPLLDYLKENYNLSEPIENNKNPVVLIIDEINRGNIAKIFGELITLLEADKRKNADNEIEVKLPYSKEIFSVPSNLYIIGTMNTTDRSIGYIDYALRRRFAFITIKSDIEKIENYYNDNEELKSKASALFNNIENIIKENLNEEFEIDDIMIGHSYFMAKDEKELKRKLDYEIKPLLLEYYKDGILKSDKELKDKIKELAI; encoded by the coding sequence ATGGAACTAAAAAAAGTTTTTGCATGCGGAGTTAGCTGGGGTGGTGGTAAGCCTTCATATTTTGAAGAGTTTAAAAAGTATAATTCTGCTATATTAGGAAGCTACAACAGAAGAATAGAAGGTTTTAGAAATTTAAAAGTTGGTGATTTAATAGCCGCAAAGAATGGGGAAAAAATAATAGCTTTAGGACAAGTTGCTTCAGCTTTAGAAGAGTATTGGAGTTGGAAAGATTTAATAGATGAAGAAAAAGCCAATTATTACGGTGTGTCTTTAGAAGATGAAGTTGATATAATTAAAGTTAATAAATGGATAAAACTAGGAGAACCTATTAACTATCCTACTTCTTCAGGTACAGGATTTGTTCAAAACAATAGAAGTGATTATTTAACACAATGTAATAATGCTTATTATAAGGAACTAAAAAAAATGGAAAAAGAAGAGATTATTAATATACTAAGTCAAAAAAAGCAGATCATACTTCAAGGGGCTCCGGGTACTGGAAAAACTTATTCTACTGCCGAAATTGCTGTTAATCTAATTGATGAAAAAGTACCAGATGACAGAAAAGAAGTTATGAAAAGATATAAAGAGCTTATAAAAAATAATCAGATATTTTTCACAACTTTTCATCAGTCAATGGATTATGAGGAGTTTGTTGAAGGATATAAACCTATCTCTAATGACGGCAATATATCTTATGAAATAACAGACGGAATTTTTAAAGAGGCTTGCAGATATTCAATTACAGCAGGTAATGATAAAAATAATATAGAATATGTATGGAATGAATTTCAAAATAAATTAATTGAAGAAGATATAAGATTCGATGAAAAAAACAATAATATTGGAAAGATTACTCTAAAAACAAAAACTGGTCTTGATTTTTATTTAACTACTGATGACAACGGATATGTAAGATATAAGCCCGCATCTCAAATAGGCGATAATTGGAGATATATAAGAGCTGCTTTATTTGGTCTGTATTTTAATAAATATAAATCTGCTTTATCATATACCGAGCCTTTATTAGATTATTTAAAAGAAAATTATAATTTATCAGAGCCTATTGAAAATAATAAAAATCCTGTTGTGCTTATAATAGATGAAATTAACCGCGGTAATATAGCAAAAATATTCGGAGAGCTTATTACATTATTAGAAGCTGATAAAAGAAAAAATGCTGACAATGAAATAGAAGTTAAGCTGCCTTATTCAAAAGAAATATTTTCTGTGCCTAGCAATTTATATATAATAGGTACTATGAATACAACTGACAGAAGCATAGGATATATTGATTATGCTTTAAGAAGAAGATTTGCATTTATAACTATCAAGTCTGATATAGAAAAAATTGAAAATTATTATAATGATAATGAAGAATTAAAATCAAAAGCTTCTGCACTATTTAATAATATAGAAAACATTATTAAAGAAAATTTAAATGAAGAATTTGAGATTGATGATATTATGATAGGGCATAGCTATTTTATGGCTAAAGATGAAAAAGAGCTAAAAAGAAAATTAGATTATGAAATAAAGCCTTTATTATTAGAGTATTATAAAGACGGTATATTAAAAAGTGATAAAGAACTAAAAGACAAAATTAAAGAGTTGGCAATATAA